The Mangifera indica cultivar Alphonso chromosome 8, CATAS_Mindica_2.1, whole genome shotgun sequence genome has a window encoding:
- the LOC123224166 gene encoding probable protein S-acyltransferase 14 has protein sequence MHRSGAAMAWNVFKFCTALRGLGSIMILLVLGVVGVTYYAVVLTNYGPALYDGGLDSLTALVVLILFHGLLVMLLWSYFSVVLTDPGSVPPNWRPAIDEERGETDPLNGSEFTGLQSDPSNQRIRCCQKCNQLKPPRCHHCSVCGRCILKMDHHCVWVVNCVGAMNYKYFLLFLFYTFLETTLVTLSLLPHFIAFFSEGEIPGTPGTLATTFLAFVLNLAFALSVLGFLIMHISLVAANTTTIEAYEKKTTPKWRYDLGHKKNFEQVFGMDKRYWFIPAYSDEDLRRMPALQGLDYPSKPDFDSQ, from the exons ATGCATAGATCTGGAGCTGCGATGGCTTGGAATGTGTTTAAGTTCTGTACGGCCTTGCGGGGTCTTGGTTCGATTATGATCTTGTTGGTTCTTGGGGTCGTTGGTGTCACCTATTACgccgtcgttttgaccaattaTGGACCCGCTTTGTACGACGGAGGGCTTGATTCTCTCACTGCTCTGGTTGTATTGATCTTGTTTCATGGTTTG TTGGTGATGCTGTTGTGGAGTTATTTTTCAGTTGTTTTGACTGATCCGGGTAGTGTGCCACCTAATTGGAGGCCTGCAATTGATGAGGAGAGAGGAGAGACTGACCCATTAAATGGGTCAGAATTTACTGGTTTGCAGTCTGACCCATCAAATCAAAGAATCCGATGCTGTCAGAAGTGCAACCAGCTGAAGCCACCCAGATGCCATCATTGTTCCGTTT gtGGACGGTGCATACTAAAGATGGACCATCATTGTGTTTGGGTTGTTAATTGTGTTGGGGCAATGAATTATAAGtactttcttctcttcttg TTCTACACATTTCTTGAGACAACTCTTGTGACACTATCGCTGCTTCCGCATTTTATAGCATTCTTCAGTGAAGGAGAAATTCCTGGCACACCAGGAACCCTTGCAACTACCTTTCTTGCTTTTG TTTTGAATCTGGCATTTGCATTGAGTGTGCTGGGCTTTCTGATCATGCACATATCTTTGGTGGCTGCTAATACCACAACTATTGAG GCATATGAGAAGAAGACCACTCCAAAATGGCGTTATGACCTAGGGCATAAGAAGAATTTTGAACAG GTTTTTGGGATGGACAAGCGATATTGGTTCATTCCTGCATATTCAGATGAAGATTTACGCCGGATGCCAGCACTTCAGGGTCTTGACTATCCATCAAAGCCTGACTTTGATTCTCAATAG